A DNA window from Vigna angularis cultivar LongXiaoDou No.4 chromosome 1, ASM1680809v1, whole genome shotgun sequence contains the following coding sequences:
- the LOC108322716 gene encoding uncharacterized protein LOC108322716 isoform X3, translating to MLTVFTGPVVNLSPRFVEFRKLSPPIFSGISRKPIRISRKTLSLKMAQPSQNPSRQQKIIITKKNDSKLVGILHECGTEEIVILCHGLRSTKEDTIMINLASALENAGVSSFRVDFSGNGESDGSFEFGHYWREVDDLHDVIQHFHRANRIVTAIIGHSKGGGVVLLYASKYRDIKTVINISGRYDLKAGIEERLGKDYLERIRKDGFIDVMRSGSFDYRVTLESLMDRLDTNMHEACLQIDKECRC from the exons ATGCTTACTGTGTTCACGGGTCCTGTCGTAAATTTGTCTCCCAGGTTTGTTGAATTCAGGAAGCTTTCACCACCAATCTTTTCTGGTATTTCTCGCAAGCCGATTCGCATTTCAAGAAAAACCCTGAGCTTGAAGATGGCCCAACCTTCCCAAAACCCAT CTCGGCAGCAGAAAATCATAATTACTAAAAAGAATGACAGTAAGCTGGTTGGCATTCTTCATGAATGTGGAACCGAAGAGATTGTCATCTTATGCCATGGTCTTCGATCCACCAAG GAAGATACTATCATGATAAATCTTGCTTCTGCTCTAGAGAATGCAGGAGTCAGTTCTTTCCGCGTTGACTTCAGTGGAAATGG GGAAAGTGATGGTTCATTTGAGTTTGGTCACTATTGGAGGGAGGTTGATGATCTACATGATGTCATTCAACACTTTCATAGAGCAAACCGTATAGTTACTGCAATTATTGGACACAGTAAAG GAGGTGGCGTGGTGCTTCTTTATGCTTCTAAGTATCGTGACATTAAAACAGTTATCAACATCTCTGGACGCTATGATCTGAAGGCAGGAATTGAAGAACGCCTTGGAAAGGATTATTTGGAAAGAATTAGGAAGGATGGTTTCATTGATGTGATGCGGTCAG GAAGTTTTGATTACCGTGTAACTTTGGAAAGTTTGATGGATCGCTTAGATACAAACATGCATGAAGCATGCCTTCAGATTGATAAAGAATGCAG GTGCTGA
- the LOC108322716 gene encoding uncharacterized protein LOC108322716 isoform X1, giving the protein MLTVFTGPVVNLSPRFVEFRKLSPPIFSGISRKPIRISRKTLSLKMAQPSQNPSRQQKIIITKKNDSKLVGILHECGTEEIVILCHGLRSTKEDTIMINLASALENAGVSSFRVDFSGNGESDGSFEFGHYWREVDDLHDVIQHFHRANRIVTAIIGHSKGGGVVLLYASKYRDIKTVINISGRYDLKAGIEERLGKDYLERIRKDGFIDVMRSGSFDYRVTLESLMDRLDTNMHEACLQIDKECRVFTIHGSSDPVIPVEDAYEFAKILPNHKLHIIEGADHSYTNHQDELASVVVNCIKETLLQDRVTSG; this is encoded by the exons ATGCTTACTGTGTTCACGGGTCCTGTCGTAAATTTGTCTCCCAGGTTTGTTGAATTCAGGAAGCTTTCACCACCAATCTTTTCTGGTATTTCTCGCAAGCCGATTCGCATTTCAAGAAAAACCCTGAGCTTGAAGATGGCCCAACCTTCCCAAAACCCAT CTCGGCAGCAGAAAATCATAATTACTAAAAAGAATGACAGTAAGCTGGTTGGCATTCTTCATGAATGTGGAACCGAAGAGATTGTCATCTTATGCCATGGTCTTCGATCCACCAAG GAAGATACTATCATGATAAATCTTGCTTCTGCTCTAGAGAATGCAGGAGTCAGTTCTTTCCGCGTTGACTTCAGTGGAAATGG GGAAAGTGATGGTTCATTTGAGTTTGGTCACTATTGGAGGGAGGTTGATGATCTACATGATGTCATTCAACACTTTCATAGAGCAAACCGTATAGTTACTGCAATTATTGGACACAGTAAAG GAGGTGGCGTGGTGCTTCTTTATGCTTCTAAGTATCGTGACATTAAAACAGTTATCAACATCTCTGGACGCTATGATCTGAAGGCAGGAATTGAAGAACGCCTTGGAAAGGATTATTTGGAAAGAATTAGGAAGGATGGTTTCATTGATGTGATGCGGTCAG GAAGTTTTGATTACCGTGTAACTTTGGAAAGTTTGATGGATCGCTTAGATACAAACATGCATGAAGCATGCCTTCAGATTGATAAAGAATGCAG GGTCTTCACAATTCATGGTTCTTCAGACCCAGTTATCCCCGTTGAAGATGCATATGAGTTTGCCAAGATTTTACCAAACCATAAGCTGCATATCATAGAGGGAGCTGATCATTCATACACTAATCATCAAGATGAATTGGCCTCTGTTGTTGTGAACTGCATAAAGGAAACCTTGCTCCAGGATAGGGTTACATCTGGCTAG
- the LOC108322716 gene encoding uncharacterized protein LOC108322716 isoform X2 → MAQPSQNPSRQQKIIITKKNDSKLVGILHECGTEEIVILCHGLRSTKEDTIMINLASALENAGVSSFRVDFSGNGESDGSFEFGHYWREVDDLHDVIQHFHRANRIVTAIIGHSKGGGVVLLYASKYRDIKTVINISGRYDLKAGIEERLGKDYLERIRKDGFIDVMRSGSFDYRVTLESLMDRLDTNMHEACLQIDKECRVFTIHGSSDPVIPVEDAYEFAKILPNHKLHIIEGADHSYTNHQDELASVVVNCIKETLLQDRVTSG, encoded by the exons ATGGCCCAACCTTCCCAAAACCCAT CTCGGCAGCAGAAAATCATAATTACTAAAAAGAATGACAGTAAGCTGGTTGGCATTCTTCATGAATGTGGAACCGAAGAGATTGTCATCTTATGCCATGGTCTTCGATCCACCAAG GAAGATACTATCATGATAAATCTTGCTTCTGCTCTAGAGAATGCAGGAGTCAGTTCTTTCCGCGTTGACTTCAGTGGAAATGG GGAAAGTGATGGTTCATTTGAGTTTGGTCACTATTGGAGGGAGGTTGATGATCTACATGATGTCATTCAACACTTTCATAGAGCAAACCGTATAGTTACTGCAATTATTGGACACAGTAAAG GAGGTGGCGTGGTGCTTCTTTATGCTTCTAAGTATCGTGACATTAAAACAGTTATCAACATCTCTGGACGCTATGATCTGAAGGCAGGAATTGAAGAACGCCTTGGAAAGGATTATTTGGAAAGAATTAGGAAGGATGGTTTCATTGATGTGATGCGGTCAG GAAGTTTTGATTACCGTGTAACTTTGGAAAGTTTGATGGATCGCTTAGATACAAACATGCATGAAGCATGCCTTCAGATTGATAAAGAATGCAG GGTCTTCACAATTCATGGTTCTTCAGACCCAGTTATCCCCGTTGAAGATGCATATGAGTTTGCCAAGATTTTACCAAACCATAAGCTGCATATCATAGAGGGAGCTGATCATTCATACACTAATCATCAAGATGAATTGGCCTCTGTTGTTGTGAACTGCATAAAGGAAACCTTGCTCCAGGATAGGGTTACATCTGGCTAG
- the LOC108322697 gene encoding uncharacterized protein LOC108322697 isoform X1: MAQNPSFLQKKVIIQNKYGYKLVGILHESGTEEIVLLCHGGRASKENFIMTNLAAALENAGISSFRFDFTGNGESEGSFEIGGFWREADDIHAVAQHFLKANRTVIAIVGHSKGANAAILYASKYNDVKTIVNLSGTHDLKVSLVSRYGKEFLERIRKEGFIELEAEPGGINYRITEESLKDRLNISMLEECLHIDKECRFFTVHGSADIQIPALAAVEFDKILPNHKFHIIEGADHVYSDHQDELASVVVNFINETLSKDKGASS; this comes from the exons ATGGCACAAAACCCAT CATTTCTGCAGAAAAAAGTCATAATACAGAATAAGTATGGCTATAAACTAGTGGGCATCTTACATGAATCTGGAACCGAAGAGATTGTTCTCCTATGCCATGGGGGTCGAGCTTCGAAG GAAAACTTTATCATGACAAATCTTGCAGCTGCTCTAGAGAATGCAGGAATCAGTTCTTTCCGGTTTGACTTCACTGGAAATGG GGAAAGTGAAGGTTCATTTGAGATTGGCGGTTTCTGGAGGGAAGCTGATGATATACATGCTGTAGCACAACATTTTCTCAAAGCAAACCGGACAGTTATTGCTATTGTTGGCCACAGTAAAG GAGCTAATGCAGCCATTCTTTATGCATCAAAATATAATGATGTTAAAACAATTGTGAACCTCTCTGGTACTCATGATTTGAAGGTAAGCCTTGTAAGTCGTTATGGAAAAGAATTTCTGGAAAGAATAAGGAAGGAAGGTTTCATTGAGTTGGAGGCAGAACCAG GAGGCATCAATTATCGTATAACTGAAGAAAGTTTGAAGGACCGGTTAAACATAAGTATGCTTGAAGAATGTCTGCATATTGATAAAGAATGCAG GTTCTTTACAGTTCATGGTAGTGCAGACATCCAAATCCCAGCTTTGGCTGCAGTTGAGTTTGACAAGATCCTTCCTAATCACAAGTTTCATATCATAGAGGGAGCTGATCATGTGTATAGTGATCACCAAGATGAATTAGCCTCAGTTGTTGTGAACTTCATAAACGAAACCTTGAGCAAGGATAAGGGTGCTTCTAGCTAg
- the LOC108322697 gene encoding uncharacterized protein LOC108322697 isoform X2 — translation MAQNPSFLQKKVIIQNKYGYKLVGILHESGTEEIVLLCHGGRASKENFIMTNLAAALENAGISSFRFDFTGNGESEGSFEIGGFWREADDIHAVAQHFLKANRTVIAIVGHSKGANAAILYASKYNDVKTIVNLSGTHDLKVSLVSRYGKEFLERIRKEGFIELEAEPGGINYRITEESLKDRLNISMLEECLHIDKECSSW, via the exons ATGGCACAAAACCCAT CATTTCTGCAGAAAAAAGTCATAATACAGAATAAGTATGGCTATAAACTAGTGGGCATCTTACATGAATCTGGAACCGAAGAGATTGTTCTCCTATGCCATGGGGGTCGAGCTTCGAAG GAAAACTTTATCATGACAAATCTTGCAGCTGCTCTAGAGAATGCAGGAATCAGTTCTTTCCGGTTTGACTTCACTGGAAATGG GGAAAGTGAAGGTTCATTTGAGATTGGCGGTTTCTGGAGGGAAGCTGATGATATACATGCTGTAGCACAACATTTTCTCAAAGCAAACCGGACAGTTATTGCTATTGTTGGCCACAGTAAAG GAGCTAATGCAGCCATTCTTTATGCATCAAAATATAATGATGTTAAAACAATTGTGAACCTCTCTGGTACTCATGATTTGAAGGTAAGCCTTGTAAGTCGTTATGGAAAAGAATTTCTGGAAAGAATAAGGAAGGAAGGTTTCATTGAGTTGGAGGCAGAACCAG GAGGCATCAATTATCGTATAACTGAAGAAAGTTTGAAGGACCGGTTAAACATAAGTATGCTTGAAGAATGTCTGCATATTGATAAAGAATGCAG TTCATGGTAG
- the LOC108322721 gene encoding uncharacterized protein LOC108322721: MAGDAQKSPSFQQQRVIIPNKHGNKLVGILHESGTQEIVILCHGLRANKENFIMTNLAAVLENAGISSFRFDFTGNGESEGSFEFGSYWREAEDIRAVAQHFQETNRTVIAIVGHSKGANAALLYASKYHDIKTIVNLSGSPDLKIGLEYRFGKDFMERLRKEGFIELKAESAGGIDHRVTGESLKDRLNIIMLEECLYIDKECRVFTVHGGTDTIIPVVAAVEFGKVLPNHKLHIIEGADHVYTDHQAELASFVVHVIKETLQMDLLNAS, translated from the exons ATGGCCGGAGATGCACAAAAAAGCCCTT CATTTCAGCAGCAGAGAGTCATAATCCCGAACAAACATGGCAATAAACTAGTGGGCATACTACATGAATCTGGAACCCAAGAGATTGTTATCCTATGCCATGGTCTTCGAGCTAACAAG GAAAACTTTATCATGACAAATCTAGCTGCTGTTCTAGAGAATGCAGGAATCAGTTCTTTCCGCTTTGACTTCACTGGAAATGG GGAAAGTGAAGGTTCATTTGAGTTTGGTAGCTACTGGAGGGAAGCTGAGGATATACGTGCTGTAGCTCAACACTTTCAAGAAACAAACCGTACAGTTATTGCAATTGTTGGGCACAGTAAAG GAGCTAATGCAGCGCTTCTTTATGCATCAAAATATCACGACATTAAAACAATTGTCAACCTATCTGGCAGCCCTGATTTGAAGATAGGCCTTGAATATCGTTTTGGTAAAGATTTTATGGAAAGACTCAGGAAGGAAGGTTTCATTGAGTTAAAGGCAGAGTCAGCAG GAGGTATTGATCATCGTGTAACTGGAGAAAGTTTGAAGGATCGGTTAAACATAATTATGCTTGAAGAATGCTTGTATATTGACAAAGAATGCAG GGTCTTTACCGTTCATGGTGGAACAGACACCATAATCCCGGTTGTAGCTGCAGTTGAGTTTGGTAAGGTTCTACCTAATCACAAGTTACACATCATTGAAGGAGCTGATCATGTATATACGGATCATC